tcgcttcgcttctcttcgtttcatttcatttcatttcgtgaTTTTCGCGGGGGCTTccatagtttttgttttgtttttgtttttgactAAGGTATTTATTGCTTTTACATTTGGGTCTGTTGGTGTTTTCGCTGCTGTTATTtcataataaatataattggTTAACAGTTAAGATCGAAAGCATCGAAAGAACAGGAGGTGTTCAGGAGAAGGAGACAGAAGAATAGAGCAAGATGCAATTAGAAGCAGGAACTACTCGTATATGCATTATATAGAGAGGATTGTAGTGtagtgttgctgttgttgttgttgttgttcttgttgttgctgctgttgccatttGATACAAAATTCTAACGTGGCGCGGTTAATGCACGGTTTTCGTTGCCATTCTACTCGTAGAATAATTATATTACATAGAttataattgttgttgtttcattATGCTTTTTGGAttcattttataattttaaaattaaacatCAATCTAGTTGAAAATAGTATACGTATACAAACGTTTTGGTTGTTTCATCatatcatcattatcattatcattatcatctCATCTTTCAGACCACATTcagaatttcaatttcatttcagCCACAACACGGATTTTCTTTTGAGTTGAGTTTTCGTTTGAGTTTGAAAACAACGCGTTACAATGGGTTTGGATTGGAGGGGCTAGAGTGTTATTAATATTACAAATAGGTTTCCATTTTCAGACACACAGCGGTTCGTTCTCCGCCGTACCCTCAATAAGTATTATATGTACGTGTACGCGTATTATCAATTATTATCGTTTCCAATAGTGATTTTGATTGCTCCTAGGGACTGATTATATTCAATATAAGTGTGTTGTGGTGTGGTGTATTGTGGTGTGTTTTTATGGTTAGTATTCACGACAAGTTCACGTTGCTTTTAGTTGGTTGCATGCTCCGCTCAAGTGTATAAGTATATAGCTGTATGTTGTTGTAGTCGTAGTTTTAGTTGTCTTTGATTTGCATCTAATATCCCTGGCTTTGGAACATTTCACGTCATAATTTTTCTACTCCACCAAGTTGCCTGCAATGCAAAAATCATTTAGCGAATCCCCTAGAGAATTgcccaaaaacaaacataCCTGGAATGCGTGGATGACGCGCTAGTACTGAGAAGCCCTTGCCCTGCGGCCCCTTGGGTGCACGAATGAGTATCAAGCGGGGCACCGTGTCATCGCCGTTGAGCTTGAGGCGCGAGATCAATCGATCGGGACGATCGTTTATTTTCACAACATTGCAAGCCGAAGATTTCCCATTGCGCTGGTGGATGAGGAGATACATTGGACAGCCCCCTAGATATTCAATAAAGGCCAACGACTTACCTGATTGGTGACCACCGAAAACTCCACAGTATCGCCTGGATGCAAGGCCACCGTATTGCCCTGCACTTCGGACATGTGGAAGAATAGCTTCTTGCCATCCTCCACCTCAAAGTTGAGAAAACCAAACTGTCCCTTGATGGAGTCCACTGTGGCACGCTTCTTCAGCCGCACCGCATTCACATCGGCGGCCCGACCGCTCTCATCGATCCGGAAGCTGACCAGATCGCCCTTCTGCAACAGATCTCGCTTGTTCACCAGACTGGTGATGCCGAACTCGTGCTGCGAGATGATTGTGGTGCGTTGCTCGTCGAGAATCTCAATGAGGCCGGCGTATTCCTGCTGGTCGGGGTTGATGCACCGCAGGGGACGCGCCACCACTCCATTGTGCACGGTTTCCAGCACCGACGGCTGCGGTATGGAGTTCTTGGGCAGCATCCGGACATTCTCGGCTGGCAGGCAATTGCCCGAAACAGAGGTGTTGCCATTGGGGGCCAGGGTGTACTCGACCTCCTGGCCGAGCTCGAGCCAATTGGGATTGCCCTGGTAGTTGCTAAAGTGAAAGAAGACCTCCTCGTCGTGGGACAGGGTCTCAATGAATCCAAAGTTCTCCTTCATCACGGCTATAAAGCCGCGATATAACTGCCCCCCCTCGGTGCCAGCCAGATTGTTGTTCTCCAGCTTGAAGTCGTCCAGGTTGGCCTGATTGCTGCTACTGCCcacgctgctgatgctgccccCGGGGCTGCCGTGCATCACGTAGCCATTCTGCAGCGAGGCAGTCGAGCTGCTGCCACTGATGCCATTCGTAAGTGGCAGCTGATCGGTTTGAGTGAGGCTCGCGCTCGCCGCCGCCTGAGCAGCAGCTTGTTGGCTGATCAATTGCTgttgcgcctgctgctgctgcagctgttgctgttgcagcgaAATTTGCTGTACATTGACGGCTATATACTCCTTGTTACGTTTGACCTAGCAGATCGAAATCCAATCAGTTCGGAACTGTACGAGATCAGGAGCTTATCCAAGAGCTTACCATGTAAATATCGAAGCGTACACGCTCCCCAATCCTTGGTGGTTTTTCGCAGTCTTTAAGAAAATACATTATAGTCTTTTTAACATCGCCACTTTCGTAGGTAATCACACCGCCCTCGACGCGATCTTGAGATTTGATAGGGCTCTTGGGCGCCTCACGTGTCACGCAGCCTGCAAAAcatacacaaaaacacacagagaatAAGGATTGGAGATTACAGATTGGCAATGAGGGAAATGTTGTGTACTGTACCCTCAATATTGCTGGCCATCAGTGTCTCGAACTCTACAGAGTTGGGCGGCAAATGCTTGATGCGTATGGCCTGCAAACGCGAGTTGTTATAGGCCAGGCCTGGCTCCTGGATGACAGTGAACTCCACCTCATCGTTGACATCGATTTCGCGGCTCTAAACAAATCAGATTCATTATGATTAAAAGGTGTAATTAAGCTTCTATCTTTAATCCATTCATACCGTATCCAACACTTCGGTAAAGTGGAAAAACAAACGCACTTGCCGCTCCACGCAGCGCAGAAAGCCAAAGCCCTCCTTGAGCGAGGCAATGGTGCCTTGTTCTCGCTTCTCGCCGGACACCTTAAAGGTCTCGTCCAGCAGGGCAATGGAGGTGGCACGCTGCAGCTGATCCCGCCTGTCGGTGGCCAGCAGGAACTGCACCCAATCGCCGTGCCGTAGCGTGAAGTCACCCTTCTGGTCCTTGTCCCCGAAAGGCACTTCTACCTCAGAGTAATCGAGCGCCCTATAACGAATGCGTCCCGGCAGCGGGTCGTTGTTCTGGCGCACGGGATTGTTGCGATCGAGGGACTTTAGGACCTGTCCCTTGTAGACGGTGCTGTCCACATCCTCAAAGATTACGGAACCTGGGGGCAAGCGCGTGATGTTGCATGCAAACTCACGGCCCTGAGGTGGCACAGTGGCGGActgctgtttattttttaatgataCGATGGAGGGGTaagtgtgtttctgtgtgctGCATATACTTACGCTTCGGGTCTGGATGGTGAACTCGACATCGTCGCCAGGACGCAGCTCCACATTGCCCTCGGCCTCGGAGAAGTGAAAGAATATCTCCTTGACCACATCGGCGCGTTCGATGAAGCCAAACGACTCCTTCATGGAGCAGACCACTCCACGATACTTGACCGGCATGGCCGGATTCTCCAGGCGTATATGGCAGGCGCCCAGGTTGCCTCTGTTTATGGATCAAAGATAAACAAAGATGGAATGCTACTATGCTTCTGGTTTCCTCGTGTGCTTTTCTCACCTTTGGTTCGTTGCAATTTGAAAGCTGACCTTGTCGCCAGCACGCAAGTTGACATTGCCCTCGACATCGTCTTTGGTATAGGGTAGAAAGAAACATTCGCCTCGATTTTCATAGCTGATCCGGCCCGTGGTCTCGCTGGAGCTGAGGACATTGTTGGCACTGTCCGTGCGCAGTTCGGTGGTCACTGTGCCGGTGACACGCTCCTCGGAGAGCACTACCTCGGGGGCTATCTTCGATACTTGACTAGCGATCGGTTTGCCGGTGCGACGGTCGTAGGTCATCTCAAACTCCACGGGATCCCCGATCTTCAGGTGATCAATGTTGCCGCTAAACTGCGAGAAGTGAAAGAACAGACGGGCCTGACGCTCGCAGCACTGAATGAATCCATAAGAGTGCTATTGGGTGAAAGAACATGGGGCGGCTTTAGAAAGTGCCAATAGAGTGAAAGTTTATCTCATTTCCATACTTACCAATAGCTTCTCAATGATGCCCGTCTCCCGCGTGGTCTGATTGGGATCCGCTGCGGCGGCCGATGAACTGCTCGACGAGCCAAAGATTGAGGATGAACTGCCAGCCCCGTTGGTCAGCACACTATTGGATGTGAAGACCCCAATCTGTGGTACATCGGGCACTTCATTCGAATCAAACATTCCAATGCTGGcatgctgttgttgctgctgctgctgctgttgttgctgttgctgctgctggagaagctgttgctgatgttgctgctgctgctgctgttgttgctgctgctgctgctgttgttgttgatgctgctgctgctgttgaaggTGATGCatggactgctgctgctgaggcgATGGTCCCTGCTGCGGTTGAGGCTGCAGGCCCAGAGTAGTGGAGTCAAGCGTAAAAGTTCCAATGGTAGGAAAAGTTGTGGGAATCCCCAGATTGCGAATGGCATTTATATTGAAATAACCATCGCATGGCAAGTTGTCGTATATCTCTGTTGAACGAaaaccaagagagagagagagagagagagggggatgTTAGAAGCAGCTCCATATACATTAATCTTTATGCTACACAAAATCATACAAAAACTCACCTTCGCCTGTGCGATAAACCTTCGATTGCGTATTCATGCTGAATTGATTGTTTGATTCGATATGAGGAAACAGAGTAGAACAAATGCTGATAGGAGGACTAGCAAGACGACTGACTGATGCTTTTCGCTGATATTTTGATGGTTGACTCCCGAAATCTGTGTGATGAGAACGATGAGGGGCGGAACAATGAAGAGAGCGTGCGGTGATGGGTCCAAAAAGTGACccacaaacagaaaaacaaaactgttGTTCGTGTTTTATTGGTtttgtctttgtttttttaaattaatttttgtttttatactATTATCCTTATCCGTTTCGATTTTTAGTGTAATTGTTTTTTATCaaagagaaaaaaattaaGCAATAAATACGTATTTGttgttcgtttttgttttttcttaaatgtttttgttttttgtgtatatatattttggctaAACACTGGCACAAGAGGCACTGAAATTCCTTGTCTTCGAAGTTAATAAAAGTTTTGTCTTTTGCCGCGGGGCATgtcccacacacaaaaaattgctattctttcttttggtttttcttggtttgtttgttttgtttgttgtgttttgtgtttcctggttgtgtttttgttttgtttttgtttgtaaaaaATGCCGACAAATATTGTAACGTTGTAGTTTCTGGTTATCTTTTGGTAGTTGTGGTTTActcctcctctgctctgctctcctctcctctttcTCCTTCCTGCGTGGATCGCTTCCTTGTTTCTGCGAGTGTGTTTCGGGTGTACTTCAAAATATGGTTCTTGTTCTTGTCCTACgatgaaaatgcatttccttttccagccgctgccgccgctgctgctgctgctgcactgccgTTGGTTTTGGTgttctttttgctgttgtttttatttttgtattttagaattgaatttgaattattACTTgctttattgcatttttttgatGATTTTTCGGTCGAtttttgaatatatatatatatatttttttttagttttactAGAAAAATACACTGGGAATACTTTTACTTTTGGGTTAGATtaggtttgttttttgtttgtttgatatttgaatattttgtgtgtttttttgcttttgtttttgtttttggaaagTGATTATAATTGTTCTTTCTATATAAtgtacataatatatatatatatttgtaggCAATCGTTGTGGTTTATAGGAAGTAGTAGTGATTTATTACTATATTTGCTTTTCGGTTTCACGGTTTCCCTTGATTATTGAGTGATTCTGGAACTGGAGCGACCCtagagtgtgtgtggcagggacTGCCGCGACGAAGATTGTGGGGAGAAtgcgggggcgggggtgggcgCGGGCGGACGATGGGGACTGCTTCCACGTTGATTGTGAGACGGGGCTCCTTTGGGAGGAGGCTGTGCCAGCTTCTAGGGCTTGCAGgcttctcctctcctctccactcctctcgatttcttcttctccttctatGCTCCTCCTCGTTCTTCTAATCTGTTTTTAAGTTTTCGCTGTACGTTGCTATTACTTTTCGGTTGCACAATTTGTATGATTTGTTACTGCTGTGTTCTTGTTATTGCTGTTTCATTCACTATTCACTAAGCAAAAAGTACGCGCTTTTCCGGCtttagaatatatatatatatatatatatatatcgatatatgcAGATACTCTCATACGGCGGAGAGGTTCGCTTCTTTCTTCGCTGATCATTTACTATGGTTGTTGAAATCTTAGAGCCTACGATTTTTATTTGTGGTTTAtgtgtttaaatatatatatattttttgaatgcGTTTTGAAGTCTTTTTTTATAACCTAgggtttttttattttattttcttttcttgttgttgttgttggttggttggttggtttttgtttcttgtttgttttttgtttttcacttattctttcggtttttttgcTTACTAGATTTAAGCTTAGTTTAATagtttatataatataatatataatatactatagtatatatgtatcgaAGTCCTTTAAGATATCACGAATTTgtttcaatgttttttttatcttttcatttgcatttgctctTAAGTGtaaagttgttgttggtttaagatgttctctctctctctctcgttctctctcttcgTTCGTTctcctttttcttctttcgctCCTTTGCTATTGTTAAAAATTACAGTTATTTCCCTTTCATTCCGTTAGagatttttttgtgtggttttttcttgttctttttgtttaaatttataaatttacaGTAATTATCACAGAGTTGTTAAATCtttctttgaatttgttttgttttttttttgtttgttttgttgtttttttttttactttcctttgttgcagttgctttttgtttgttgctgttgttgttttagaCTTTTAACATTTCTCACTAGGTACACTTATAACAAAATTCAACTGAAAAACTAGTAAAAAACCATGTtttgttgtaaaataaaaacggttgttgtttatgttttttggggggcacAAGGCCGGCACAGTTTTTTCCCCTCAGttgtattttctatatttttccgTGTTTTCCTTTCGCTCGGTTTATGTACAAACAAATGTTGTTGGCAAAGTTGTTCGATTATGTTtaatggttttgtttttgttttgcttttgcgttTTCGTAGTTGTTCTAGGGTTTCATTATcattctccttcttcttcgtATTTTGTTGTGGTGTAAAAGGGTACTTAAAACTTATAGAATTCTTGTagatttttggttttaatgtttttttttttgctttattgTTACCGTTATTTAGTATATTTCttatgtttttgcttttgctattCACACAATTTTGCGGCACAATTGTTGCTTTAtcgttttttttgctttgctccTTCTTCCGTTAGTTCTTTCGTGCTCCTGGCTGCTATTTTCTGCTACACTCTCTTTCCAtatgtctctctcgctcgcacaCACTGTCTTGGGCCCGTTGGGCGCTTACCGTTATCTAGGCTTAAAGGTTAGAAGTTTTTCTcttcgtttttatttaaataatttaagatTGATGTTGCGTTTAacttaaattgttttttttttgtttttttttgtttgttttagttttgttttacTCCCGGTTATTTTTGTACTTTAAAACATTAATTCAgttgtttgttggttggtgttctttttgttgttgctgctgcttctgtagcttccttttgttgttgtcttaaTGTTAAATAATTAGCAAATTGAATTCACTTTGACTTAACAGAAAAATtcgtaattaaattaaagctTTTTGCAGGAAAATAAATGAGGAATTTTGGGATTgatgttgcttttgtttttgaaagttttttgttttcgcgttgtttgccttttcttttgtttttactgTTATTCGAGCTTTCGAGACGTCAGAGAACGTCTGCCGGTTTTTTCCTACCGCTAGGTTTTCCGTTGGGTTTTCAGTGCTTGccgttttttgctttttgcttcctctttttctcagttttctttttagttttgcgtttgttgttggtttttatgttttttgttggtgcttTTGAGTATTGACGAGTTAATTTCACAGCGTTTacaatttgtttggttttgttttttgttggttttgtatttgttttatttgaaaGTCTTCCGTTTCAAGCTTggcttgttgtttttgttgtattttttgttttatttgcgcAGTCGCTTTGTCTCCCTCTCACCTACGGGACGCAGGCCACACGGACGTCCCACTACTGGTAGGATCTCGGCGTTCCCtctgttttttctctctttctttgcaaagaaaagcaaacattaACTAAAGAAGTGttcaaaaccaaaaagttGATGGCAgaatttttgcttttgccctCGTTGACTTTTTTGAGCTTTGTGTTGatgtatttgttgttggtgtagtagttgttgttgatttttagatatttttgcTGTGACTTTcaattatttgtatgtattattttttgattCATTTTCGATGgtgttttaattatttctttttttgttgtattttttatatattattattatttttattcagATTATGATGAAAGTGATGTCAAAACGGAGTTTTAGTTACAAAAGCTGCAAGAAAGTAAGGGATTGGGCAAAGAAAGGTGGAAACAATTAGcaaatactttttttttttttgatgggCATCTACACCGCAGCAGTCGGCTGCAGTTTTATTGATTTGGCTGCCGGAAAAAttgcacgcacacatacacgcgtgcactctctctcattcacacacacacacacacacacacacagcagtgTACTGCAATTGTACACTATTTTTACActtttgttgtggttttttgCGTAAATTTAGCAGCCGACTGTACATACAGCACCACATaaaccgacacacacacacattcacgcAGTGCCAAGTTggtaaaaaagtttttttttccactttttcgGGCTGCAAATTTGGCACCCCTCAGCCTCAGACCAGACACAATtgaaagcaaagaaaattgTGTTTTAGGCGTTCaaactttgttttttgggcATTTTCTATGTTTCACTATCACAGCACAGCTTACGGCACATTTTCCACATAATTCCAGGCCGAATTTTAGTTAATTAATTGTCTTAtttgaagagaaaaaaattTTCACCAGCAGCAATACGTACCACACgacagcacaacaacaaaatataccgCCTGACCCACacaaatataccgaaatataccgtcaaatttttataatatacCGCAAATGAACCGATGCAAATCGTACTCCTCGATTTTGACTTTCGGTTGAATATAGCTAGCTTAATAGGACCCTTATCCTtgaacacataattttatccgactGATGAATCACTTTTCAACGAAGTTTTGTAATTTTAAGGACTTTGAACTTTTTGCAAATTGGCGGTAACTTTGAAAATACCTTACCTTCTTTAATACagctttaaaattaaatttaatagattgattgtatgtctgatatatagcattatatacagatatagcgtaaataaactttcaactCAATTTTGACATCAAATCATTCAGAAAAGTATATAATATACCGTAAATGGTCACCCCGAACACATACCTTACGCAGAACTTTATATATTTCGATAATATCAATGTAGCGACTTATTTTGTTGGTGATAATATAAATATGATAATATGGATATTTGTGGCATATTTCAAAAACGAAACTGAGTTTGGAGCCATTTAACACTGACAGTCTGACAGTTTTTCATGATTTCTACACATCGATTGACAGAATTTATCGGTATTTTTATCCGATAACTAgaatatattttgaaaatagcAATCTTAGAAACTACGGTTTGAAATAAAATTTTTCGGCATAAATTCTAAACATTCTCGTAAAGGTCTGACATATATTCTCAATAGATGGAGAGAAGTAATGAGTATGAAAGTGCATCTCTACTTTTCTTTTAGTGTTGGGTAATGAATCACGTACTTACCGCGTTTCGCTGTGAGTACAAACTATAAGAAGAAATCGAAATTTCACAACAGCGCACCTCTAGTCGTAATATTTTGTagaattattttatttaatttctaaCGACAACCTGCTCTATGAGGCGACAACCTTTGTCAGGGCGACAAGACTTAGTATTTTATACCAAATAGACGTAGTAGGTAGGCATCGGAGACGCATCTGCCTGGCGGAGGCAACGCAACAACAGTCATCCAGAATCGTTGAATAACCCCAAAGAAGTCATGGCGTTCCGGCTGCTAAGCACGGCCAAGGCAATGAACAGCCTGATGAGACGCAGCTACATGTCCGGCCCGCTGCCAAACAAAGTGAGTAACAGGATGACGGACTTTCCAAGGGGTGTCAGGCACTTAATCGCTCCTTTTACGCCCGGCTCCCCATCCTTTTTTACCACCTTCTGGTCCAGCAGGTGCAGCGCGGAGCTGGTGTCGGCGTTGGTATGCTGCCGGGGCAACTTACGCCCCTAATACGCTACTTcgtggagcagctgcagttgTTCTGCAAGAAGCCGCCGAAGGGCTTTGAAAAGTTCTTTGAGACCGGCGGCAAGTCTACACAGCCGAAAGGTGCTGCCGGGGAAAAGAAGGCTCCGGGCAAGGACAGCCAACCCGCCACAGACAAACCAAAATCCACAGTATCGCAAACGTCCAAGTCGGCCGCCGCTTCAGAGTCTAAGTCAGATTGGAATTTCGGGATGTTTAGCAATAGTTCTCGCGGAGCCTCTGGAAAAGGGTCAAATCCCCCCGGCGGTCGTCCCATAAGCGAGGGCAGTGGCGGAGATCGCGAGCGATGGATTCTGCTGGGGGCCATCGGTGCCGTGGTGCTCGTCGGCTCGTTTGCCTTCTTCGAAATGGGCTACAAGGAGATCTCCTGGAAGGAGTTCGTAAACAGGTGCGAATACGTTGCTCTTAAAGTCTACAGCGGCCCAACCTGTGGtgccataaaatatattatgtaATTTATCAATTTTTCTCTTGTATTTGCTGTTCCGCGCGCCCAGTTATCTGTCCAAGGGAATTGTGGAAAAACTGGAGGTGGTCAACAAGAAGTGGGTGCGCGTGCGCCTCCAGCAGAACAGTGGCCAGGGCAGCGGTGTGCTCTGGTTCAACATTGGCAGCGTGGACAGCTTCGAGCGGAACCTGGAGACGGCCCAGACGGAGCAGGGCACGGAGTCGATCAACTTTTTACCTGTCATCTATCGCAACGAGGTGGAGGCCTCCAGTCTGACGGGTCTGCTTCCCACGCTCCTCATCATCGGCTTCCTAGTCTACATGATGCGCAAATCCGCCGACATGATGGGCGGCGCACGGGGACGCAAGGGTGGCGGTCTCTTTGGCGGCGTCATGCAGTCCACAGCCAAGCTGATAAATCCCACAGAGATCGGTGTGCGCTTCAAGTGAGTCCTCCATCAAACTAATTTGGACAAGTCTCATCTCTGGTATTCTTTCCTTAGGGACGTTGCTGGCTGCGAGGAGGCCAAGATTGAGATTATGGAGTTTGTCAACTTTCTGAAGAATCCACAGCAGTACATCGACCTGGGTGCCAAGATACCAAAGGGAGCCATGCTCACGGGACCCCCGGGCACGGGGAAAACGCTCCTGGCCAAGGCCACCGCCGGCGAGGCCAACGTTCCATTCATCACGGTGTCCGGCTCGGAGTTCCTCGAGATGTTTGTGGGTGTGGGTCCGTCTCGCGTGCGTGACATGTTCGCCATGGCCCGCAAGCATGCCCCCTGCATACTGTTCATCGATGAGATCGATGCCGTGGGGCGGAAGCGGGGCGGCAAGACTTTCGGCGGCCATTCGGAGCAGGAAAACACACTGAATCAGCTGCTGGTGGAGATGGATGGCTTCAATACCACGACGAACGTGGTGGTGCTGGCTGCCACCAATCGCGTGGACATCCTGGACAAGGCATTGATGCGACCGGGTCGCTTCGATCGTCAGATCTATGTGCCGGCGCCCGACATCAAGGGCAGGGCGAGCATCTTCAAGGTCCATCTGGGCGGACTGAAGGCGGAGCTGGACAAGAACGATCTGGCCCGGAAGATGGCGGCCATGACGCCTGGCTTCACCGGCGCCGACATCGCCAACGTGTGCAACGAGGCCGCTCTGATTGCCGCCCGCGACTCCAAGGACTCGATTGTGCTCAAGCACTTTGAGCAGGCCATCGAGCGTGTGATTGCCGGCATGGAGAAGAAGACGAATGTGCTGGCGCCGGAGGAGAAGAAAACGGTGGCCCACCACGAGGCGGGACATGCTGTGGCCGGCTGGTTCCTGGAGCATGCGGATCCCCTTCTGAAGGTTTCTATCATCCCGCGAGGCAAGGGCCTGGGCTATGCCCAGTACCTGCCCAGGGACCACTACCTACTGTCCAAGGAGCAGCTGTTCGACCGCATGTGCATGACCATCGGTGGACGAGTGGCAGAGGAGCTCTTTTTCAACCGCATCACCACCGGTGCCCAGGACGATCTGAAGAAGATCACGGACATCGCCTACTCGCAGGTGGTGCGCTTCGGCATGAGCGACAAGATCGGGCAGGTGAGCTTCGATGTGGGCCAGGCCGGCGATCCCGTGTTCAGCAAGCCCTACTCCGAGGACACGGCGATGATGATCGACGGCGAGGTGCGGGCCATCATCCAGTGCGCCCACGAGGCCACCACCGAACTGCTGACCAAGCACAAGGAGGAGGTGCGTCGCGTGGCCGAGCGCCTGCTGCAGAACGAGGTGCTCAGCCGCGACGACATGATCGAGC
The sequence above is a segment of the Drosophila pseudoobscura strain MV-25-SWS-2005 chromosome X, UCI_Dpse_MV25, whole genome shotgun sequence genome. Coding sequences within it:
- the LOC4813952 gene encoding AFG3-like protein 2 isoform X2: MAFRLLSTAKAMNSLMRRSYMSGPLPNKVQRGAGVGVGMLPGQLTPLIRYFVEQLQLFCKKPPKGFEKFFETGGKSTQPKGAAGEKKAPGKDSQPATDKPKSTVSQTSKSAAASESKSDWNFGMFSNSSRGASGKGSNPPGGRPISEGSGGDRERWILLGAIGAVVLVGSFAFFEMGYKEISWKEFVNSYLSKGIVEKLEVVNKKWVRVRLQQNSGQGSGVLWFNIGSVDSFERNLETAQTEQGTESINFLPVIYRNEVEASSLTGLLPTLLIIGFLVYMMRKSADMMGGARGRKGGGLFGGVMQSTAKLINPTEIGVRFKDVAGCEEAKIEIMEFVNFLKNPQQYIDLGAKIPKGAMLTGPPGTGKTLLAKATAGEANVPFITVSGSEFLEMFVGVGPSRVRDMFAMARKHAPCILFIDEIDAVGRKRGGKTFGGHSEQENTLNQLLVEMDGFNTTTNVVVLAATNRVDILDKALMRPGRFDRQIYVPAPDIKGRASIFKVHLGGLKAELDKNDLARKMAAMTPGFTGADIANVCNEAALIAARDSKDSIVLKHFEQAIERVIAGMEKKTNVLAPEEKKTVAHHEAGHAVAGWFLEHADPLLKVSIIPRGKGLGYAQYLPRDHYLLSKEQLFDRMCMTIGGRVAEELFFNRITTGAQDDLKKITDIAYSQVVRFGMSDKIGQVSFDVGQAGDPVFSKPYSEDTAMMIDGEVRAIIQCAHEATTELLTKHKEEVRRVAERLLQNEVLSRDDMIELLGPRPFKEKSTYEEFVEGTGSFEEDTSLPEGLKSWNKEKEITPPTDTSSSPSPPTKPVATQTS
- the LOC4813952 gene encoding AFG3-like protein 2 isoform X1, whose translation is MAFRLLSTAKAMNSLMRRSYMSGPLPNKQVQRGAGVGVGMLPGQLTPLIRYFVEQLQLFCKKPPKGFEKFFETGGKSTQPKGAAGEKKAPGKDSQPATDKPKSTVSQTSKSAAASESKSDWNFGMFSNSSRGASGKGSNPPGGRPISEGSGGDRERWILLGAIGAVVLVGSFAFFEMGYKEISWKEFVNSYLSKGIVEKLEVVNKKWVRVRLQQNSGQGSGVLWFNIGSVDSFERNLETAQTEQGTESINFLPVIYRNEVEASSLTGLLPTLLIIGFLVYMMRKSADMMGGARGRKGGGLFGGVMQSTAKLINPTEIGVRFKDVAGCEEAKIEIMEFVNFLKNPQQYIDLGAKIPKGAMLTGPPGTGKTLLAKATAGEANVPFITVSGSEFLEMFVGVGPSRVRDMFAMARKHAPCILFIDEIDAVGRKRGGKTFGGHSEQENTLNQLLVEMDGFNTTTNVVVLAATNRVDILDKALMRPGRFDRQIYVPAPDIKGRASIFKVHLGGLKAELDKNDLARKMAAMTPGFTGADIANVCNEAALIAARDSKDSIVLKHFEQAIERVIAGMEKKTNVLAPEEKKTVAHHEAGHAVAGWFLEHADPLLKVSIIPRGKGLGYAQYLPRDHYLLSKEQLFDRMCMTIGGRVAEELFFNRITTGAQDDLKKITDIAYSQVVRFGMSDKIGQVSFDVGQAGDPVFSKPYSEDTAMMIDGEVRAIIQCAHEATTELLTKHKEEVRRVAERLLQNEVLSRDDMIELLGPRPFKEKSTYEEFVEGTGSFEEDTSLPEGLKSWNKEKEITPPTDTSSSPSPPTKPVATQTS